The Deltaproteobacteria bacterium CG11_big_fil_rev_8_21_14_0_20_42_23 genome segment AGAGATGATTCCGCTCAGTCCTTACTACAAAGTGCTATATCCCTACATCGACAGATGGTCTATGTTGTATCTCATTCGTTTTCCAAAAGTTGAACTTGGAAAATCCTTTAGCCTTACTTCCCGCAGTGTCATTGGAAAATCTTCGTTGAAGTGGAAAGTGAAGTAGCATCACTTTTTCCGAGGAGCTCTTTGCAATACCGTATCTTTTTTCTCAGACTCTCTTTTTTCGGGATAGTCGAGATTGAAGTGTAACCCGCGCGATTCTTTTCGCTGGCATGCAGAACGAATAATTAAATCGGCAACAAGGGCAAGGTTTCTCAGTTCGATAAGATTGTTGGTAAGTTTAAAATTCCAATAGTACTCTCTGATTTCTTCACGCAACAAATTGATACGTTTTTTTGCACGGTCGAGACGTTTGTTTGATCTTACGATACCAACATAATTCCACATGAGTCGTCTGACTTCATCCCAATTTTGAGTGATCACCACTTCTTCATCGTTATCGCTTGTGCCTTCGCTATTCCAGTCGGGAATGGGAAAGGTTTCCATTTTTACTTCTTGAACGAAGCTTATACTTTTTTGCGCTGCAAAGTGAGACACAACAGCACCTTCAAGAAGAGAGTTCGAGGCTAGCCTGTTTGCTCCATGCATTCCAGTGCACGCCACTTCGCCGCATGCGTAAAGCCCAGCAACATCAGTTTCGCCGTGGATGTTGGTCACAACGCCGCCGCAAAAATAATGTGCAGCAGGAACAACAGGCAGAGGACTGTGACAAGGATCAAAACCAAAACCCTTGCAAGTAGCGTAAATAGTGGGGAAGCGGTCTTTTATTTTTTTTGCCTTCAAGTGAGTGAGGTCTAAATAAACGCACTCATCTCCACTTTTTTTCATTTCAAAATCGATAGCTCTGGCCACGATATCACGCGTTGCAAGCTCGGCGCGAGGATCATGATCTTTCATAAATAAAGTACCGTCTTTGCGACGAAGTAATGCGCCTTCACCACGGAGGGCTTCGGAAAGCAAAAACGATTTTGCTTGAGGATGGAAAAGACAAGTAGGGTGAAACTGAACGAACTCCAAATTGGCAACTCTGCAGCCAAGCCGATAGGCCATCGCAATGCCGTCGCCAGACGCTACATCAGGATTGCTGGTGTAGACATACACTTTTCCAGCACCACCAGTGGAAAGCAGAGTGACATGAGATTGAAACGTAATGATTTCATTTGTTGCAATATCGAGAATGTACGCGCCAATGCATCGCCTTGGTTTGGAACTCAATTTTTTGTTGGTGATGAGATCGATGGCAATATGATGTTCAAAAAGAGTGATGTTCTCAGTATTTTTTACTTGTGAAATTAAAGCATCTTGAATGCTTCTTCCGGTTGCATCTTGTGTATGAAGAATTCTTTTTTGTGAATGACCACCTTCTCGTGTTGTGGTGAGATGCTTTCCTTTTTTCGCAAACTTCACACCGTATTTCCCAAGCTCTGCAATGTCTTCTGGCGCGTGCTTTACTATTGCTTCAACAACGTCTTTCTTGCAGAGGTCATCGCCCGCAGACAACGTATCTTCAATGTGTTGCTCGAAGCTATCACTTGTTTCTGTAACGGAAGCAATTCCACCTTGTGCGAAGTATGTATTGCAATCTCTGAGCCCTCGCTTGGTGACGATGGCAACTCTTCCGAAAGGCGCAACTTTGAGTGCATACGATAAGCCCGCGATGCCGCTGCCAATAACAAGATAGTCGAATTGATTCATCATGCGAGAGGCTCTTAAAAGAAACAGCAAAAAGATACAATCGTTTTGACAAAATATATTTTGCAGTTCATACACAGGCGATATGATCACACGACTAAAACAACCTGGCATTTTGAATTGGCCAAATCTTATCACCATGGGGCGCCTCGTGGCGGTTCCTATTTTGCTGATTGTCATGCTGTTTCTGAAACCAGAGCCAAGCACCATGAAGTCGAATGCGTTTATTTCGCTTTTTAGTGCAGTTCTTTTTGCGGCGGCAATGCTCTCTGATATGCTTGATGGCTATCTTGCCCGTCGGTACAAAATCATGAGCAATTTTGGTTCCTTTCTCGATCCCCTTGCCGATAAGCTTCTTTTTCTTACCGGCATGGTGATGTTTATCGAAGTTCACCGTCTGCCGGCGTGGCTTGTGGTGTTGTTTTTATTGCGCGAAGTAACCGTGACGGGTTTACGCAGTGTTGCCATCGATAAGGGCGTGGTGATTGCAGCCTCAAAATGGGGAAAATATAAATCCGCTTGTATTTCTGCATCTATGATTTCCTTGCTCTTGTATTATCCTTTTTTCGGCATTGCCTGGAAGCACATTGGCTGGTTCTTTTTGTGGCCGGCTTTGGCCTTAAGCCTCATCTCGGGTTTTGATTATTGCTGGGGTTTTTATGCCGGAATGAAGTCCCAATCAAAATCTTGACAAGCTTTTACGGGAAGGATAAGAAGCGCAACTTCGTTGTTCTGCAAAAAAAATATGCGGGAGTGGCTCAGGGGTAGAGCGTCACGTTGCCAACGTGAATGTCGCGAGTTCGAATCTCGTCTCCCGCTCAAAAAAAACATCCGAAAGGATGTTTTTTTGTTTCCTCTCATACACCACTGGCTGGTTCATCCCAACTACCTGATTCTCAAAAACTTTTTCTCCTTTTTTCTTTGACAAATGAAAGTCATGAAACTAAGTTGCGCACACTTTTTCTCTCTTGGCTAAGTAGCCAAAATTCAAAGGGAAATTGGCCGGAGGATATTATGTGTGCAGTAGCAATAGAACCAAATGAACAACAAAAAAGCTCAGAATTTGCAAAGTTGTTCGAAGAAAGTACCAAAACAACCGAACTCAAAGAGGGTGAGGTAGTAAAGGGTAAAGTGGTCGCGATTACTCGTGACTCGGTAGTAGTAGATGTAGGCTTTAAGTCTGAAGGACGTATCTCTATAGATGAATTTCTAGGAGCTCACGGCAAGATTAAAGCAGAAGTTGGTTCAGATGTAGAAGTGCTTATTGAAGAGTTTGAGGACGAAGACGGTCTTTTAGCCCTATCAAAAGAAAAAGCTGACGCCCTTAAAACGTGGGATAGGCTTGAAGAAGTTGCAGAGAAAAACCAAGAAATCGAAGGAACCATTATCTCAAAAGTAAAAGGTGGATTGTCAGTAGATATCGGCATCAGAGCCTTCCTTCCTGGTTCACAGATTGATCTTAGACCCATCAGAAATCTCGACAAATTTATTGGCGAAACCTGTGCGTTTAAAATTATTAAACTCAACAAACGTCGTGGCAATGTAGTGCTTTCACGCAAAGCGGTTCTTGAAAAAGAACGCGAATCACTTCGCAAAGAAACCTTGGCTACTATTCAAGAAGGCCAAGTGTTTGACGGCATCGTGAAAAACGTAACTGACTACGGTGTGTTCGTAGACCTTGGTGGTATCGATGGTCTTCTTCACATTACCGATATGTCTTGGGGCAGAATCAACCATCCTTCAGAAATGTACAAACTTGGCGATGACATCCGTGTTGTAGTGCTTAAGTTTGATGCTGAAGGTGAAAAAGTTTCACTTGGATTGAAACAACTTTCTGAAGATCCTTGGGGCGATGTTGAAGGCAGATTCCCAGTTGGTTCAAAAGTAAGTGGAAAAGTAGTAAGCCTTGCAGACTACGGTGCCTTTATTTCTCTTGCCGATGGAGTTGAAGGTTTGATTCACATTTCAGAAATGAGCTGGAGCAAAAAAATTAAGCATCCTTCAAAAATCTTGAATGCTGGCGAAGAAGTTGAAGCCATTGTTCTTGATATCGACAAAGAAACTCGTCGTATTTCTTTGGGCTTGAAACAAATCATGGCGAATCCTTGGGATGAACTTGAAAACAATTTCTCGCTTGGAACAAAATTGAAAGCTACTGTTCGCAACATTACAGATTTTGGTTTGTTTGTTGATGTTGGTGCAGACATCGATGGTTTGGTGCACATTTCAGATTTAACGTGGGTTCAAAACTTTGCAACGCCTGCAGAAAAATTCAACAAAGGTGACGAGTTTGAAGTGATCGTTCTTCAGATCGATCCTGAAAATGAACGCTTCTCATTGGGCTTGAAACAATTGCAAGACGATGCTTGGGATATCATCAACAAAAAATATAAACTTGGAACAGAAGCTGCTGGAAAAATTGTAGCAAAAAATGAACTTGGCGCTATTGTTGAACTTGAAAAAGGTGTACAAGGTTTAGTTCCTGCAGATAAACTTTCTGCTGATGCTAATGTTGGCGATGAACTTCAATTGCGTGTTTCTAAAACAGAACCAAATGAACGTTCGTTTCAGCTTGAACCACAAGCATAAACGCAAGTGAGATAAGGGGAGACAGTGAAAATTGGTCGTATCCTTATTATTGTAATGTTGTGTCTCATTGTTATTGGGGGCGCATTTTCGGTAGGATCTGCAGTGTCTTTCTTTGCGCTGAGCTCAAATGAAGATGAACTGTATTTCTTAAATAAAGGAAATGTTGCCCTCATTTCAATTGAGGGGGAAATTTTTACTTCCGAAAAAATTATCGAAGAGTTGCGGCTTGCAAAAAGAGATCCTTCCATAAAAGCAGTTTTACTTCGTCTTAATTCTCCAGGTGGAGCAGTTGGGCCGTCGCAAGAAATTTTGGAAGCTGTAAAAGATGTGAAAACGGTAAAACCTGTGCTGGCCTCAATGGCTGCTATAGCGGCATCTGGTGCATATTACATTGCGTGTGGAGCTACAAAAATTATTGCAAATCCGGGAACCATTACCGGTTCCATCGGCGTGATTATGACACACTTTGAAGTAGGAAATTTACTTAAGTGGGCAAAGGTTTCTCAAGAGACAATCAAAAGTGGAGAATACAAAAATTTATTTCCGCTCGATAGAAAACTAAACGTAAAAGAGCGAAAATTCTTACAGTCCATTATTTTAGAAATTTATGAACAGTTCAAAAATGATGTCGCTGAGCTTCGTCATCTTGATCCAAACTTTGTAGCAAGTGTTGCAGATGGTCGAATTTTCACCGGAGTAAAAGCTAAAGAGCTTGGTCTTATCGATGAAATTGGTGGCTATTCAAAAGCAACAGAAATGATAAAAGAAATGGCGGGAATAAAAGGCGAAGTGCAGTTCAAAGAAAAAAAGGAACGCCAAAGTTTTTTCCGATCGTTTGTTGAAGAAGCAAAGTTAGCCACAAAAGAAGCGAGCAGTGTTTTTGGAAGTGATGTGTACATTCCTATGTTTCAGAGTTTCTAAAATCCCATCCATTGAAGGAGGAGTTTTGAATAAGAGTGATTTAATTGAAATTATTACCACGAAACTAAATAATCTTTCAGCGCGTGATGTTGAAGTGATCATCAACACGATTTTTGATAGCATGACACAAGAATTGCAAACCGGTGGTCGTATCGAAATTAGAGGTTTTGGCAGCTTCGAAGTGCGTACTCGAAATCCTCGCACGGGCAGAAACCCTAAAACAGGCGCAACGGTAAAAGTAACAGAACGTCGTGTTCCCTTTTTCAAAGTGGGAAAAGAACTTCGTGAGAGAGTGAATAATGGCGCATAGTATAATAGCTCCGTGGAGAATGGACTTTATACAACGTGCACATGATGGGCTAGAGGGGGAATGTGTTTTTTGCGCTTCCCAAAAAGCCAGTGACGCACGTGAAGCGTTGGTGCTTTACAAAGGCAAATCAGTTTTTGTGGTGATGAACAAATACCCTTACACCAATGGTCACCTTCTTATTATTCCCAACCGACATCTTGCCGAATTAAGTGAACTCAACGCTGACGAACAGCAAGAAATCTTGAGCCTCTCTGCAAAATCTATCGAAATCTTAAGGGAAAACTTTAAGGCTGCAGGATTTAACTGTGGTTTCAATTTTGGTCGTGCAGCTGGAGCTGGTATTTTGGATCACCTTCATTTTCACATTGTTCCGCGTTGGGTGGGCGACACCAATTTTCTGCCGGTTTTAAGTGATATCAGAACCATGCCAGAATATCTTCACGATACTTACGACAGATTACTTCCTGCTTTTCAAAAGTAAGTCCTTGTTTTTCATCCTAAAACTTTGCACAATGAAACAGCTTTTGTGATCAGAAAAGAATAATAACTTGTTCTTCACGTGGAGGTTTTATGTTGCGATTTATTTTTGTAGTTCTTCTCACTGCACTTTTCTTTTTTCTCCTCGACTTCATCTACTGCAATTTAAACGACGCCGTGTTTGGGTATCAGCTTGTGTTTAGCTTCGGCATTCCAAAAGTGCTTCTGTATGAATCCGTTCCTCTCCCATTGGGATTTGTACTGCTGGTAAGCTTTTGCGCCGGCATGCTGGCAGTTGCATTTCTAGAAGCTGTTCCATGTTTCTACAAAACCTTGGAAGTGCGCTCAAAAAATAAAAAGATTCGAAAACTCGAAAAAGAAATCAAAAATTTGAAAGAAGAATCAAAAAAGCAACATGATGGGGATACTGATAAAACGTTGATGGGACTTTNNNNNNNNNNNNNNNNNNNNNNNNNNNNNNNNNNNNGTGAAAAAACAAAACAGAGGATAATAAAAGAACGAAAATGCCAGGATAAAGAACATTCTAACCCCGAACACCTTTTCGTGAGCGTTTAATGTTTTTCAGCTCAACGCCTTTTTTCTCTTTTTCTTTTTTGGGATCTGAAACCTTTGACCCTTTCACCTTAAGCAACGAATGCAATTGCTGCGCATGAATCTCAGCACGGTTTTGCGGCTGCATGCTAAATTTTGAACGCTGTGATTCCAGCTCATTTAACTTTTGATTTCCAAGCCCAGCCATGTTGCCTGTTTCAATCATAGTGTCAAAAATGAGTTCAAGTCTTCTCATAGGAGAGGGGAAGAGTTCGAGCATGTTTCCAATTTCATCTTTTCCAGCTTCATCCATGCGAATGAGATTATTTTTGTCTTTATACTTAAGGCAAAATTCTGTCAGAAACGTTTCAAGATCTGCAGCACTCAAACTGCAAGAGGGCTTGATGCTGCCATCAAACAGTTCGGACAAACCTTCGTGGGTATAGAGGCCTTCGTTGATGAGGCTTGCCTCGAAGGGTGCATAAATTTCACCTTTGTAGCGAAACTGATCTATTTCAGAAAACTGTTTTTCACTCAGCAAATAATTGCCATCATCTTGCAAAAACTGCTGCATAAAATTCATCCATTGCGGAAGCGATGTTTTTTCAGTGTCGATGAAACCCAAGTGCCACAGGCCTTCAGCGTCATCATGAGAGAAAAGGGCATGAGTGCCATCTTCATTTTTTTCGATGGTGTCCCACAAATACTGCATCACGCTGTTGTCATTGAAGATCAAACTCATAGTTTTTTCCTTTAGTATTTTGTCATTGCGAAGAAGCGCAGCGACTGTGGCAATCTCCTCTGACAATTCAAAAATCGAGATCACCACGTCGCTTTGCTCCTCGTGATGACAAGAAAAAGTATAGCATGCTTCCAAAAAGGCACAAAACTTTTCTCTTTTCACCTTTTTCATCAAAACAAAAGGCCACAAAAGTGGCCTTGAGTGCTTTATGAAAGTGAGATCTCTTTATCCAATGGAAAGCGTTGGAGTGCCATAGTCATAAGCTCTTCGTGGATCTTGTGTTACCGCTTCAACAGTGGCTTCTGTTTTTTTCAACTCTGTGGTTTTAACCGCAATAAGTTCTTTAGCTTGCTGTGCATTCTGCAAACGAAGTTCAGCTTCAATTTCTGCATTTTTAGCTTCTGGTATAGAAGCGATAGCTAATTGCTTCTCTGTTTCAGCGTTTGTTTTGATGTCTTTTTCAATCCCGGCGAGACCTTCTTGAAATGCAAATTGGCTTTCTTGCATGCGCGTTTGAATGGCCATGCCGTAAACTTGGCCAACAACAGACACAATTGAAGCACCTGCGCCAAGCCCATTCGCAACAGTTTGATCCTTCATCGCTTCGATTTGAGACGTGAAGTACTGATCCATAGTTGTTGGATCAATGACAGTGCCTTGACTTGTAATGGGATTATTAATGTCTATAGCCATAGAAAACCTCTCTTATTAAACGTTAGCGGCAAACGGATTTCCGTAGCCATAATTTTCTCTGCCTGAACCATAAGCCTGCATGAGTTCCAAGCGTTCCGTTTTTGCACCTTCAACCACTTGCGCCAAACGAAGTTGATGCGCTTGCGCAGTTTCTCCAGCGGTAATTGCACCTTTAATTTGGGCAAGCTGCACTTCTTTCTGGGCTTCGATTGCCTTCACCGTTGTTGCCTCTTTTTCAAGGAGTACGTCTTTATTAAAGCTAGCAATCTTTACCTCTGATTTAAACTTTTCTGCGACCACTTCTGAATTCCAACGATTGGTAAGAATACTTCCAATCACGTTTCCAACAGCGATGCCTGTTTTTTCAATACCATTCCAAAAAGCACCAGATGCTTGCGCGTCGATTAATTGTTTAACAGTATCGTTGTTAAGTTTTTCAGTGCTTGCATTAATCCTCAAATTAATTCCGGGCCCACTTACATTCCCAAGGTCGCTACCTACATTTGACCAAGAATTGAGTTCAGTTGTCCCTGCATTTGGTGCACCTGCTGCTATTGTGTTTTCTGCCATATTTCCTCCTTTAGCCCAATGAACCTGCTGGGGTTCCGTGTGAGCGGGTTGGTCTGTTTACTGCCACTTTAGTGTCGTGAGCTGCTTCAAGTTTTGCGAGCTCTCTGGCACTCTTTGCATTTTTGGTTTCAAGACGTTCTGCCAGCATGGTTGCTGTCATAGCGCCTGCGCCAGCAGCGCGCTGTGCTTTGACGCGATTGATTTTATCACGAGCAGCCGCCATGCGTTTTTGCTTTGTAGCTTCATTCGTTATCTTCTTCTGGTAGCTCTTTTGGGTGGCTTCATTTTTCTTTTGATAATGAATTTGCACACCAGTTGTGAGAAGAGCTGCACCAATCATCACGATTCCAAGAAACATAAAATTCTCCTTCTTACGCTAACATTATCGGGATGGGCTGAGGCTAAAGTTGCCTTTTCCACTGATTTTTTTAAGTTTTTTTTGCCTTTTTTCTGGAAGCCAGGAAAATCTTGCTATCTGCTTGAAATCACCGTAGGAATCCGACATGCAAAACCTGCTCAAAGACGCCAAAATGGGGAATATAAA includes the following:
- a CDS encoding L-aspartate oxidase codes for the protein MMNQFDYLVIGSGIAGLSYALKVAPFGRVAIVTKRGLRDCNTYFAQGGIASVTETSDSFEQHIEDTLSAGDDLCKKDVVEAIVKHAPEDIAELGKYGVKFAKKGKHLTTTREGGHSQKRILHTQDATGRSIQDALISQVKNTENITLFEHHIAIDLITNKKLSSKPRRCIGAYILDIATNEIITFQSHVTLLSTGGAGKVYVYTSNPDVASGDGIAMAYRLGCRVANLEFVQFHPTCLFHPQAKSFLLSEALRGEGALLRRKDGTLFMKDHDPRAELATRDIVARAIDFEMKKSGDECVYLDLTHLKAKKIKDRFPTIYATCKGFGFDPCHSPLPVVPAAHYFCGGVVTNIHGETDVAGLYACGEVACTGMHGANRLASNSLLEGAVVSHFAAQKSISFVQEVKMETFPIPDWNSEGTSDNDEEVVITQNWDEVRRLMWNYVGIVRSNKRLDRAKKRINLLREEIREYYWNFKLTNNLIELRNLALVADLIIRSACQRKESRGLHFNLDYPEKRESEKKDTVLQRAPRKK
- the pgsA gene encoding CDP-diacylglycerol--glycerol-3-phosphate 3-phosphatidyltransferase — translated: MITRLKQPGILNWPNLITMGRLVAVPILLIVMLFLKPEPSTMKSNAFISLFSAVLFAAAMLSDMLDGYLARRYKIMSNFGSFLDPLADKLLFLTGMVMFIEVHRLPAWLVVLFLLREVTVTGLRSVAIDKGVVIAASKWGKYKSACISASMISLLLYYPFFGIAWKHIGWFFLWPALALSLISGFDYCWGFYAGMKSQSKS
- a CDS encoding 30S ribosomal protein S1, with protein sequence MSRVRISSPAQKKHPKGCFFVSSHTPLAGSSQLPDSQKLFLLFSLTNESHETKLRTLFLSWLSSQNSKGNWPEDIMCAVAIEPNEQQKSSEFAKLFEESTKTTELKEGEVVKGKVVAITRDSVVVDVGFKSEGRISIDEFLGAHGKIKAEVGSDVEVLIEEFEDEDGLLALSKEKADALKTWDRLEEVAEKNQEIEGTIISKVKGGLSVDIGIRAFLPGSQIDLRPIRNLDKFIGETCAFKIIKLNKRRGNVVLSRKAVLEKERESLRKETLATIQEGQVFDGIVKNVTDYGVFVDLGGIDGLLHITDMSWGRINHPSEMYKLGDDIRVVVLKFDAEGEKVSLGLKQLSEDPWGDVEGRFPVGSKVSGKVVSLADYGAFISLADGVEGLIHISEMSWSKKIKHPSKILNAGEEVEAIVLDIDKETRRISLGLKQIMANPWDELENNFSLGTKLKATVRNITDFGLFVDVGADIDGLVHISDLTWVQNFATPAEKFNKGDEFEVIVLQIDPENERFSLGLKQLQDDAWDIINKKYKLGTEAAGKIVAKNELGAIVELEKGVQGLVPADKLSADANVGDELQLRVSKTEPNERSFQLEPQA
- the sppA gene encoding signal peptide peptidase SppA; the encoded protein is MKIGRILIIVMLCLIVIGGAFSVGSAVSFFALSSNEDELYFLNKGNVALISIEGEIFTSEKIIEELRLAKRDPSIKAVLLRLNSPGGAVGPSQEILEAVKDVKTVKPVLASMAAIAASGAYYIACGATKIIANPGTITGSIGVIMTHFEVGNLLKWAKVSQETIKSGEYKNLFPLDRKLNVKERKFLQSIILEIYEQFKNDVAELRHLDPNFVASVADGRIFTGVKAKELGLIDEIGGYSKATEMIKEMAGIKGEVQFKEKKERQSFFRSFVEEAKLATKEASSVFGSDVYIPMFQSF
- a CDS encoding integration host factor subunit beta yields the protein MNKSDLIEIITTKLNNLSARDVEVIINTIFDSMTQELQTGGRIEIRGFGSFEVRTRNPRTGRNPKTGATVKVTERRVPFFKVGKELRERVNNGA
- a CDS encoding HIT family hydrolase → MAHSIIAPWRMDFIQRAHDGLEGECVFCASQKASDAREALVLYKGKSVFVVMNKYPYTNGHLLIIPNRHLAELSELNADEQQEILSLSAKSIEILRENFKAAGFNCGFNFGRAAGAGILDHLHFHIVPRWVGDTNFLPVLSDIRTMPEYLHDTYDRLLPAFQK